From the Drosophila suzukii chromosome 2 unlocalized genomic scaffold, CBGP_Dsuzu_IsoJpt1.0 scf_2c, whole genome shotgun sequence genome, one window contains:
- the LOC139354446 gene encoding uncharacterized protein, protein MYRCVRVSEPDNYLQSILWRDKKGKELEDYKLDTVTYGTKPASFLFVRAMHQLAIYERDSFPAGSVALQQDFYVDDFISGGSSVGEAIEKMRQTSEILARGDFKLRKWCSSHSDFFKDVSDDDKEKYLKFGLAWDPATEKQLFSLSSLDPGSKASRRPVLATIARFYDPEGFLAQ, encoded by the coding sequence ATGTATCGGTGCGTAAGGGTGAGTGAACCCGATAACTACTTGCAAAGCATTTTATGGCGAGACAAAAAGGGCAAAGAGCTGGAAGATTACAAACTGGATACAGTGACCTACGGAACCAAGCCTGCCTCGTTCCTATTTGTTCGAGCAATGCACCAGCTGGCCATTTATGAGAGGGATTCCTTCCCTGCTGGTTCAGTTGCACTGCAGCAAGATTTCTATGTCGATGATTTCATCTCCGGTGGTAGCTCTGTTGGTGAGGCTATCGAAAAAATGCGTCAGACCTCTGAGATACTTGCTCGAGGTGACTTCAAGTTACGAAAGTGGTGCTCCAGCCACTCCGATTTTTTTAAGGATGTGTCAGATGATGACAAGGAAAAGTATTTGAAGTTCGGTCTTGCATGGGATCCGGCAACAGAAAAGCAGCTGTTCTCTTTATCGTCTCTGGATCCCGGCTCCAAGGCCAGCCGACGACCGGTTCTGGCCACCATTGCTCGTTTCTATGACCCGGAAGGGTTCTTGGCCCAGTAA